One Felis catus isolate Fca126 chromosome D2, F.catus_Fca126_mat1.0, whole genome shotgun sequence DNA window includes the following coding sequences:
- the TFAM gene encoding transcription factor A, mitochondrial isoform X2 has translation MALFRGVWSVLSALGKSGADLCAGCGSRLRSPFSFAYVPRCFSSTVNSYPKKPLTSYVRFSKEQLPIFKAQNPDAKNSELIRKIAQLWRELPDSEKKELTMLGKPKRPRSAYNIYIAERFQEHKDGTSQVKLKTINENWKNLSSSQKQVYIQLANDDKIRYYNEMKSWEEQMLEVGRNDLLRRTVKHQAKNGIEEY, from the exons ATGGCGCTTTTCCGGGGCGTGTGGAGCGTGCTGAGTGCACTGGGAAAGTCCGGAGCGGACCTCTGCGCGGGCTGTGGAAGTCGACTGCGCTCTCCCTTCAG TTTTGCATATGTACCGAGATGTTTTTCATCCACCGTGAATAGTTATCCAAAGAAGCCTCTGACTTCATACGTTCGATTTTCTAAAGAACAGCTACCCATATTTAAAGCTCAGAACCCAG ATGCGAAAAATTCAGAACTAATTAGAAAAATTGCCCAGCTATGGAGGGAACTTCCTGATTCAGAGAAAAAA GAGTTAACAATGCTTGGAAAACCGAAAAGACCTCGCTCAGCTTACAACATTTATATAGCTGAAAGGTTCCAGGAACATAAGGATGGTACATCACAG GTAAAGCTGAAGACTataaatgaaaactggaaaaatctcTCCAGTTCTCAAAAGCAA GTGTATATTCAACTTGCTAATGATGATAAAATTCGTTattataatgaaatgaaatcttgGGAAGAACAGATGCTTGAAGTTGGACGAAATGATCTTCTACGTCGCACAGTAAAGCACCAAGCAAAAAATGGCATTGAAGAGTATTAA
- the TFAM gene encoding transcription factor A, mitochondrial isoform X1 codes for MALFRGVWSVLSALGKSGADLCAGCGSRLRSPFSFAYVPRCFSSTVNSYPKKPLTSYVRFSKEQLPIFKAQNPDAKNSELIRKIAQLWRELPDSEKKIYEDAYRADWQAYKEEINRIQEQLTPSQIVSLEKEIQQKRLKKKALIKKRELTMLGKPKRPRSAYNIYIAERFQEHKDGTSQVKLKTINENWKNLSSSQKQVYIQLANDDKIRYYNEMKSWEEQMLEVGRNDLLRRTVKHQAKNGIEEY; via the exons ATGGCGCTTTTCCGGGGCGTGTGGAGCGTGCTGAGTGCACTGGGAAAGTCCGGAGCGGACCTCTGCGCGGGCTGTGGAAGTCGACTGCGCTCTCCCTTCAG TTTTGCATATGTACCGAGATGTTTTTCATCCACCGTGAATAGTTATCCAAAGAAGCCTCTGACTTCATACGTTCGATTTTCTAAAGAACAGCTACCCATATTTAAAGCTCAGAACCCAG ATGCGAAAAATTCAGAACTAATTAGAAAAATTGCCCAGCTATGGAGGGAACTTCCTGATTCAGAGAAAAAA atatatgAAGATGCTTACAGGGCAGACTGGCAGGCATACAAAGAAGAGATAAACAGAATTCAAGAACAGTTAACTCCAAGTCAGATTGtatctttggaaaaagaaatccagcaaaaacgtttaaaaaagaaagcattaataaaaaagaga GAGTTAACAATGCTTGGAAAACCGAAAAGACCTCGCTCAGCTTACAACATTTATATAGCTGAAAGGTTCCAGGAACATAAGGATGGTACATCACAG GTAAAGCTGAAGACTataaatgaaaactggaaaaatctcTCCAGTTCTCAAAAGCAA GTGTATATTCAACTTGCTAATGATGATAAAATTCGTTattataatgaaatgaaatcttgGGAAGAACAGATGCTTGAAGTTGGACGAAATGATCTTCTACGTCGCACAGTAAAGCACCAAGCAAAAAATGGCATTGAAGAGTATTAA